One window of the Pseudochaenichthys georgianus chromosome 21, fPseGeo1.2, whole genome shotgun sequence genome contains the following:
- the LOC117467005 gene encoding uncharacterized protein, with translation MSPTQVASPKGSSWKSMSPSLQCGSGQLKFRVVEPGASQFAVEQGNAPPMPLSQVPSTCGYSMQRNSHAFVMLVSYDGCNMVQEGGSYVLPMRWQGIPVSLWCSKPASNPSSKTTSPNSPVAQMPQYPQMPQFPEMPQMPQFPEMPQMPQFPEMPQMPQFPEKPRMPQFHEMPWMPQFPDMPQFPEMPQNPEMPQNPEMPQNPVMPQFP, from the exons ATGAGCCCAACACAAGTCGCCAGTCCCAAAGGCTCATCATGGAAGAGCATGTCGCCCTCACTGCAGTGTGGTTCGGGCCAGTTGAAGTTCAGAGTGGTGGAACCAGGAGCGTCACAATTTGCAGTAGAACAAG GAAATGCACCTCCAATGCCTCTGTCCCAGGTCCCGTCTACCTGTGGCTACAGCATGCAGAGGAACTCACATGCATTTGTCATGTTGGTTTCCTATGATGGCTGCAACATGGTTCAAGAG GGTGGAAGTTATGTACTCCCGATGCGTTGGCAAGGAATTCCAGTATCTCTCTGGTGTTCCAAACCTGCCTCAAATCCTTCTTCCAAAACGACTTCCCCCAATTCCCCTGTAGCTCAGATGCCTCAATACCCTCAGATGCCTCAATTCCCTGAGATGCCTCAGATGCCTCAATTCCCTGAGATGCCTCAGATGCCTCAATTCCCTGAGATGCCTCAGATGCCTCAATTCCCTGAGAAGCCTCGGATGCCTCAATTCCATGAGATGCCTTGGATGCCTCAATTCCCTGATATGCCTCAATTCCCCGAGATGCCACAAAACCCCGAGATGCCACAAAACCCCGAGATGCCACAAAACCCTGTAATGCCACAATTCCCTTAG